The following coding sequences lie in one Chelatococcus sp. YT9 genomic window:
- a CDS encoding beta-ketoacyl-ACP synthase III: MSFGTRISGFGHFVPDRKVANAEIEAMLGLGAGWIEGRTGIRSRFWAEPDDTLSGLAARAGDMALKASGVVRDQIGLLLLATSTPDHLLPPSAPLVAHKLGLAKAGAVDLAGACAGFIYALTFADGFVRLHNKPALVIAANILSRRINLAERASAVLFADAGGAVVLSPCDSPERGILGASVLADGAGYDLIQIPAGGSSCPFTAQIKATETQMTIADGRAVFAHAVGIMSRCSQEALTSAGLAATDVSRFVPHQANARISKAVCKTLGIADDRTIKTIADFGNSSAATIPLSLSLAHARQSFRPGEKVLLAAAGAGLTGGALIVGM, translated from the coding sequence ATGAGCTTCGGCACACGGATCTCCGGCTTCGGCCACTTCGTGCCCGATCGTAAGGTCGCGAACGCCGAGATCGAAGCGATGCTCGGGCTAGGCGCCGGTTGGATCGAGGGCCGCACCGGCATCCGCTCGCGCTTTTGGGCGGAGCCTGACGATACTTTGTCCGGATTGGCAGCCAGAGCTGGCGACATGGCGCTGAAAGCATCCGGCGTGGTCCGCGACCAGATTGGCCTTCTGTTGCTCGCCACTTCGACGCCCGACCATCTGCTGCCACCGAGCGCACCTCTTGTCGCCCACAAACTCGGCCTCGCCAAGGCCGGCGCCGTGGACCTCGCCGGCGCCTGTGCCGGGTTCATCTATGCGCTGACCTTCGCTGACGGCTTCGTCCGTCTCCATAATAAGCCAGCCCTCGTGATCGCCGCCAATATCCTGAGCCGCCGTATCAACCTGGCGGAGCGGGCGAGCGCGGTCCTGTTCGCCGACGCAGGCGGAGCCGTGGTGCTCTCGCCCTGCGACAGCCCGGAGCGCGGCATCCTTGGCGCGTCAGTACTCGCCGATGGCGCCGGATACGACCTGATCCAGATCCCGGCGGGTGGCAGCAGCTGCCCCTTCACCGCTCAAATCAAGGCTACGGAAACGCAAATGACTATTGCCGATGGTCGAGCGGTCTTCGCTCACGCCGTCGGGATAATGAGCCGCTGTTCGCAGGAGGCGCTCACCTCAGCCGGACTGGCCGCGACCGACGTCAGCCGCTTCGTACCGCACCAGGCCAATGCTCGCATCTCCAAAGCCGTCTGTAAAACCCTCGGCATTGCCGATGATCGGACCATCAAAACTATCGCCGACTTTGGCAATTCCTCCGCCGCCACGATCCCGCTGTCGCTCTCCCTAGCCCATGCAAGGCAGTCATTCCGACCTGGCGAAAAGGTACTGCTTGCAGCCGCAGGAGCGGGCTTGACTGGCGGAGCCCTGATAGTCGGTATGTAA
- a CDS encoding MarR family winged helix-turn-helix transcriptional regulator: protein MQDATDEITIASPSAENPSDSFAATYLSYLLARASHLVASGFHQKLKTWKLSVPEYRVLACLTGAEGLGVSDLAAMAIMGQSRMTKILDRMERQGLVERRADTRDRRRVLIHLTADGRARAVPMLKAAKEHETAMLAPLTPEERAMILKALDLLIRECAERTRR, encoded by the coding sequence ATGCAGGACGCAACGGACGAGATCACGATCGCATCGCCTTCCGCGGAGAACCCGTCCGACAGCTTCGCTGCGACCTATCTGTCCTATCTCCTTGCCCGCGCGAGCCATCTTGTTGCGAGCGGCTTTCACCAGAAGCTCAAGACCTGGAAACTATCGGTGCCCGAATATCGGGTTCTGGCCTGCCTCACGGGTGCCGAGGGCCTCGGGGTCAGCGATCTTGCGGCCATGGCCATCATGGGCCAGTCGCGCATGACCAAGATTCTCGATCGCATGGAGCGCCAGGGACTTGTCGAGCGGCGTGCCGACACGCGCGACAGACGCCGCGTCCTCATCCATCTCACCGCGGATGGACGGGCGCGAGCGGTGCCGATGCTGAAGGCGGCCAAGGAGCATGAGACCGCCATGCTGGCACCGCTGACGCCGGAGGAGCGCGCCATGATCCTCAAGGCGCTCGATCTCCTGATCCGCGAGTGCGCCGAGCGTACACGGCGATAG
- a CDS encoding ABC transporter permease yields MNARSSQAVVGVLGALPIVGLLVLWQAIHASGIAPPALLPSPVAVFTRFFQQLGDASFLQNVGVTLYRLFVGFAVAAIIGIAAGVLATGSKLFASFLLPLVRVLAPVPKIALYPAFTLTLGYDDASKIALVIADALFPILLATYQGTSAVEPKLAWSARAAGVSQLRTLFTVVLPAALPSVLTGCRIGLVISCIVVFLAEMITSTDGLGHLLMRAARNFQTVDMFVPLIAISILGLLLNAAFNALRRHLLRGFPEEK; encoded by the coding sequence ATGAACGCGCGTTCTTCGCAGGCTGTCGTCGGAGTGCTCGGCGCGCTCCCCATCGTCGGGCTTCTCGTCCTCTGGCAGGCCATCCACGCCTCCGGCATCGCTCCGCCAGCGCTGCTGCCCTCGCCGGTGGCGGTCTTCACGCGGTTTTTCCAACAGCTAGGTGACGCGAGTTTCCTGCAGAATGTCGGCGTGACGCTTTACCGGCTCTTCGTGGGATTCGCCGTGGCGGCGATCATCGGCATCGCCGCCGGGGTCCTGGCGACCGGCAGTAAGCTGTTCGCAAGCTTCCTGCTGCCGCTCGTGCGAGTGCTCGCGCCCGTGCCGAAAATCGCGCTGTACCCCGCCTTCACGCTGACGCTCGGTTATGACGATGCCTCGAAGATCGCCCTGGTGATCGCCGACGCGCTCTTTCCCATCCTGCTCGCCACGTATCAGGGCACGTCAGCCGTGGAGCCTAAGCTTGCATGGTCGGCCCGTGCAGCCGGGGTGTCGCAACTGCGCACCTTGTTCACCGTGGTCTTGCCCGCAGCCCTTCCCTCGGTGCTGACAGGCTGTCGCATCGGCCTTGTCATCTCGTGCATCGTGGTTTTCCTCGCGGAGATGATCACCTCGACGGACGGCCTCGGCCATCTCCTGATGCGCGCGGCGCGCAATTTCCAGACGGTCGACATGTTCGTGCCGCTGATCGCGATCTCGATCCTCGGCCTCCTCCTCAATGCGGCTTTCAACGCCCTGCGGCGCCATCTCCTGCGCGGATTTCCCGAGGAGAAATAG
- a CDS encoding 3-hydroxybutyryl-CoA dehydrogenase, translated as MSGRERIACLGAGRMGRGIAAVFAYAGHAVAIVDLKPRPADDFARLATEALGEVRGTLGMLAELGMFDSAAVERIAARVSVVPDAEAETALSSATVIFEGVPEVLDLKREALARASRLAGPEPIIASTTSTILVDDLSGAVEHPERFLNAHWLNPAYLVPLVELSPGKATDPGVTARLRALLEAVGKVPVTCAPSPGYIVPRIQALAMNEAARMVEEGVATAEELDKAIKYGFGFRFAVLGLLEFIDWGGGDILYYASHYLAKALDDPRHAPPAIVERNMREGRIGLKTGKGFLDYDNLDLDAYRRNRLKAFAAMLDQYGLKRPPVLGE; from the coding sequence ATGAGCGGGCGGGAACGTATCGCCTGCCTCGGGGCGGGCCGCATGGGGCGCGGCATCGCCGCGGTCTTCGCCTATGCCGGCCATGCCGTCGCCATCGTCGATCTCAAGCCCCGCCCGGCGGACGATTTCGCGCGCCTGGCCACTGAGGCGCTAGGCGAGGTGCGCGGCACGCTCGGCATGCTGGCGGAACTCGGGATGTTCGACAGCGCCGCCGTCGAGCGGATCGCGGCAAGGGTTTCGGTCGTGCCGGATGCTGAGGCGGAAACGGCCTTGTCTTCCGCCACGGTCATCTTCGAGGGCGTGCCGGAGGTGCTCGATCTCAAGCGCGAGGCACTCGCCAGGGCCTCGCGGCTGGCCGGCCCGGAACCCATCATAGCCTCGACCACATCAACCATCCTGGTCGATGATCTCTCCGGCGCGGTGGAGCATCCAGAGCGCTTCCTTAATGCCCATTGGCTCAATCCCGCTTATCTCGTGCCGCTCGTCGAACTGTCGCCCGGCAAGGCGACGGATCCGGGGGTGACAGCGCGGCTCAGGGCATTGCTGGAGGCAGTCGGCAAGGTACCTGTGACCTGCGCGCCAAGCCCGGGTTATATCGTGCCGCGTATTCAGGCGCTCGCCATGAATGAGGCCGCGCGCATGGTCGAAGAAGGGGTGGCCACAGCGGAAGAACTCGACAAGGCCATCAAATACGGCTTCGGCTTCCGCTTCGCGGTACTTGGATTGCTTGAATTCATCGACTGGGGCGGCGGCGATATTCTTTACTATGCCAGCCATTACTTGGCGAAAGCGCTCGATGATCCGCGCCATGCGCCACCGGCCATCGTCGAGCGCAACATGCGCGAAGGCCGCATCGGGCTCAAGACCGGCAAGGGTTTCCTGGACTACGACAATCTTGATCTCGATGCCTATCGTCGTAACAGGCTGAAAGCCTTCGCGGCCATGCTCGACCAGTATGGGCTGAAGCGCCCGCCGGTTCTCGGTGAATAG
- a CDS encoding adenosylmethionine--8-amino-7-oxononanoate transaminase — translation MKRSAVWHPFTQHATEPAPLKIRQTEGAYVVTSDERRVLDAISSWWVITHGHRHPKIANAIRTATETLDQMIFAGLTHEPAEKLASALVEIAPADLDWVFYSDSGSTSVEVALKMALGFHRNTGGIRHRIIVMEHGYHGDTIGTMSVGARGVFNAAYDPLLFEVDTIPFPAPGREQASLDRFEALTRDGRAAALIVEPLVLGAGGMRIYPPRVLTELKRIAENSGTLLIADEVMTGWGRTGTMFACEQAGISPDILCTSKGLTGGSVPLAATLATDQVFRAHFSTDRAKTLFHSSSYTANPIACAAALANVEIWCNEPVAKRVSALSRKQAENIARFNDDPRFENARAIGTIAALDLRVDKPGYLAEVGPKLRAFFLERGLLLRPLANVIYVLPPYCVTSAELDRLYNAIDEAAELACGR, via the coding sequence ATGAAACGGTCTGCGGTTTGGCATCCATTCACGCAGCATGCGACCGAACCGGCGCCACTTAAAATCAGGCAGACAGAGGGCGCTTATGTCGTGACATCCGACGAAAGGCGCGTCCTCGACGCGATCTCATCGTGGTGGGTCATCACCCACGGCCATCGACACCCCAAGATCGCTAATGCAATCCGCACGGCAACCGAAACGCTTGACCAGATGATCTTCGCCGGCCTAACTCACGAACCCGCGGAAAAACTGGCGTCGGCCCTCGTCGAGATTGCACCTGCCGATCTTGACTGGGTGTTTTATTCCGACAGCGGCTCCACCAGTGTCGAAGTAGCGCTGAAGATGGCACTCGGCTTCCACCGCAATACTGGCGGCATACGCCACCGCATCATCGTCATGGAGCACGGCTACCATGGAGATACGATTGGAACCATGAGCGTCGGCGCCCGCGGTGTCTTCAACGCCGCCTACGATCCACTGCTGTTCGAGGTCGACACTATTCCCTTTCCTGCGCCTGGTCGCGAGCAGGCGTCGCTTGACCGCTTTGAGGCGCTTACCCGCGACGGCCGGGCTGCGGCCCTCATCGTCGAGCCACTCGTGCTGGGCGCCGGCGGCATGCGGATTTACCCGCCCCGGGTGCTGACCGAACTGAAGCGTATTGCCGAGAACTCCGGCACTCTGCTGATCGCCGATGAGGTCATGACTGGCTGGGGACGCACCGGTACCATGTTCGCTTGCGAACAAGCAGGCATCTCGCCCGATATCCTCTGCACGTCGAAGGGCCTCACGGGCGGTTCGGTGCCACTGGCTGCGACGCTCGCGACCGACCAGGTGTTCCGAGCGCATTTCTCGACAGACCGAGCAAAAACTCTCTTCCATTCGAGTTCCTACACAGCGAACCCGATTGCCTGCGCGGCTGCGCTCGCCAATGTCGAGATCTGGTGCAATGAGCCGGTAGCGAAGCGCGTTTCGGCACTGTCGCGCAAGCAAGCCGAAAACATCGCGCGATTCAACGACGACCCACGCTTCGAGAATGCACGCGCAATCGGCACCATCGCCGCGCTTGATCTACGCGTGGACAAGCCAGGGTATCTCGCCGAGGTGGGGCCGAAACTCCGCGCGTTCTTCCTCGAGCGCGGGCTCCTGCTCAGACCCCTCGCCAACGTCATCTACGTGTTGCCACCCTACTGTGTAACCTCTGCCGAACTCGACCGCCTCTATAACGCCATCGATGAGGCCGCCGAATTAGCGTGCGGCCGATGA
- a CDS encoding ABC transporter substrate-binding protein, which produces MIGIQQKQRGWALGKGITLACAIAASAAGLATASAQTIPTIRVGWTVPAEDAKYWMMKRPQEFPNLGKKYNVEWVQFQGTAQMVQAMAAGALDCSTQGVLSLAQGAASAGLQTYIVAQHVGEKAPGSFSVYWAVKEDSPIKSVKDFKGKTIGLNVLGTGIWGPLAIALKKNGIDPDKDVKLVEAAFPTQEDAIRTGRLDIGVLNQPFAARAEAKGGLRKVFSISEEIPDIVHILEACSKTFVDKNPELAALYVEDLTAGMGKALANRDETLKIVTEIFKAPVQVFDPFYFKARASNDAPLGSADFARDPGAAANYDGIQAMFKLYYDVGMLPKQLDVKDFKHAKIFAPLKP; this is translated from the coding sequence ATGATCGGGATTCAGCAGAAGCAGCGCGGCTGGGCGCTCGGCAAAGGTATCACACTCGCGTGCGCCATCGCCGCGTCGGCAGCGGGGCTCGCGACGGCCAGCGCGCAAACCATTCCGACGATTCGCGTAGGCTGGACCGTTCCGGCCGAGGACGCGAAATACTGGATGATGAAGCGTCCGCAGGAATTCCCCAATCTCGGCAAGAAGTATAACGTCGAGTGGGTGCAGTTCCAGGGCACTGCGCAGATGGTCCAGGCAATGGCAGCCGGTGCGCTCGACTGTTCGACCCAGGGCGTCCTGTCGCTCGCGCAGGGCGCCGCTTCCGCTGGCCTGCAGACCTACATCGTCGCCCAGCATGTCGGCGAGAAAGCGCCGGGGAGCTTTTCCGTGTATTGGGCTGTAAAAGAAGACAGCCCCATCAAATCCGTGAAGGACTTCAAGGGTAAGACCATCGGCCTCAATGTGCTCGGAACGGGGATCTGGGGGCCGCTCGCCATCGCGCTGAAGAAGAACGGGATCGATCCGGACAAGGACGTCAAGCTCGTGGAAGCGGCGTTCCCCACCCAGGAAGACGCCATCAGAACCGGCCGTCTCGATATCGGCGTGCTCAACCAGCCGTTCGCCGCGCGTGCGGAGGCGAAGGGTGGGCTGCGCAAGGTCTTCTCGATTTCCGAGGAAATTCCCGACATTGTCCATATCCTCGAGGCCTGCAGCAAGACCTTCGTAGATAAGAACCCCGAACTTGCGGCGCTCTATGTCGAGGATCTGACCGCGGGCATGGGCAAGGCGCTCGCCAACCGTGATGAGACCTTGAAAATCGTCACGGAGATCTTCAAAGCGCCTGTACAGGTCTTTGATCCATTCTACTTCAAGGCGCGCGCATCCAATGATGCGCCATTGGGTTCGGCGGATTTCGCGCGTGATCCCGGTGCGGCTGCCAACTACGATGGCATCCAGGCCATGTTCAAGCTTTACTATGATGTCGGCATGCTGCCGAAACAGCTTGACGTAAAGGACTTCAAGCACGCCAAGATTTTCGCGCCACTCAAGCCATGA
- a CDS encoding ABC transporter permease — MPALAPLIACAGILAIWELLSLYFGLDGLPPPSVALWQVPVILTDPQSLFDIADSLRRMAIGIALALVFAIPVGLWMGRSRLAAAFFNPLLSVIYPVPKAALMPIVMLWLGVGDASKILVIFLGVTLPLIYHSYQGSRAVEEKLLWSAAAMGMQPTARLARIVLPAALPEILVGCRTALVLGLITMVTSEMIARQTGIGNLVFQSLEMGIYDTVYAMIVIIGALGFILDALFERLRGWLVGWAEPAQSIVVGST; from the coding sequence ATGCCCGCACTGGCCCCGCTCATTGCTTGCGCGGGCATCCTTGCCATCTGGGAGCTCCTGTCGCTCTACTTCGGCCTCGACGGCCTGCCACCCCCCTCGGTGGCGCTGTGGCAGGTGCCTGTCATCCTCACCGACCCGCAATCGCTCTTCGATATCGCTGATTCCCTGCGGCGCATGGCCATCGGCATCGCGCTGGCGCTCGTCTTCGCCATCCCTGTCGGCCTCTGGATGGGCCGCAGCCGTCTGGCGGCCGCCTTTTTCAATCCGCTCCTCTCGGTCATTTACCCCGTGCCTAAGGCGGCCTTGATGCCCATCGTCATGCTGTGGCTGGGCGTTGGTGATGCCTCGAAGATCCTCGTCATTTTCCTCGGCGTCACCCTGCCGCTGATCTACCACAGCTATCAGGGCAGCCGGGCCGTGGAGGAGAAGCTTCTCTGGTCGGCCGCGGCCATGGGCATGCAACCGACCGCGCGGCTTGCCCGCATCGTCCTGCCCGCCGCCTTGCCGGAAATCCTCGTGGGCTGCCGCACAGCGCTCGTGCTGGGGCTGATCACCATGGTGACGAGTGAGATGATCGCGCGCCAGACCGGCATTGGCAATCTTGTCTTTCAATCACTCGAGATGGGCATCTACGACACGGTCTATGCGATGATCGTCATCATCGGCGCACTCGGCTTCATCCTTGATGCGCTGTTCGAGAGGCTGCGCGGCTGGCTTGTCGGCTGGGCGGAACCCGCGCAATCCATTGTCGTGGGCTCCACATGA
- a CDS encoding peptidase M29, with protein sequence MLADRIEGKWIDAFTEVIGRCGVKPGETAAILSETQSRPLNVHLAELALLRLGARPFHIVLPTPRNPHPVPVRSTGASTAIGGLEPVITALSQAGFIVDCTIEGPMHAPETPAILKSGARILSISNEHPEALERMRPDPVLEQRVRNAARMARASHRMTVTSTAGTNLTIDMTGASTVGIWGWTEKPGTLAHWPGGIVVSFPAKGTVNGTLVLDRGDINLTFKRYLESPIRLTLADDYITDIAGDGTDVALMRRYLEAWGDREAYAVSHVGWGMNPGARYEALTMYDQRDTNGTELRAVPGNFLFSTGANEFAGRFTAGHFDIPVMNTTIILDETVVVQHGVLQDVFG encoded by the coding sequence ATGCTTGCGGATCGTATCGAGGGAAAGTGGATCGACGCCTTCACGGAGGTGATAGGGCGTTGCGGGGTCAAGCCCGGAGAGACGGCCGCCATCCTGTCCGAGACCCAGTCACGCCCGTTGAACGTGCATCTTGCCGAGCTTGCGCTTCTGCGCCTCGGCGCCCGCCCCTTCCACATCGTGCTGCCAACACCGCGCAATCCTCATCCCGTACCAGTACGGTCCACCGGCGCCAGCACGGCGATCGGAGGGCTGGAACCGGTTATCACGGCGCTGTCGCAGGCGGGCTTCATCGTCGACTGCACGATCGAGGGGCCGATGCATGCGCCGGAAACGCCGGCGATCCTGAAATCAGGAGCGCGCATCCTGTCCATTTCCAATGAGCATCCGGAAGCCCTGGAGCGCATGCGCCCGGATCCCGTCCTCGAGCAGCGGGTCCGCAATGCCGCGCGTATGGCGCGCGCCAGCCACCGCATGACGGTGACGTCGACCGCGGGCACCAACCTCACCATCGACATGACGGGCGCATCGACCGTCGGCATTTGGGGCTGGACGGAGAAGCCCGGCACGTTGGCTCATTGGCCCGGCGGCATCGTCGTGAGCTTCCCGGCCAAGGGCACCGTGAATGGAACGCTGGTGCTCGACCGTGGCGATATCAACCTGACTTTCAAACGCTATCTGGAATCACCGATCCGCCTGACGCTCGCGGATGACTACATCACCGACATTGCCGGCGATGGCACCGACGTTGCCCTGATGCGTCGCTATCTCGAAGCCTGGGGCGATCGCGAGGCCTATGCGGTCTCGCATGTGGGCTGGGGCATGAACCCCGGCGCCCGCTATGAGGCCTTGACCATGTATGATCAGCGGGACACCAACGGGACGGAGCTGCGTGCTGTGCCCGGGAATTTCCTGTTCTCGACCGGCGCCAACGAGTTCGCCGGGCGCTTCACGGCCGGACATTTCGACATCCCCGTGATGAACACCACCATCATCCTCGATGAAACCGTCGTCGTGCAGCACGGCGTCCTGCAGGACGTGTTCGGCTGA
- a CDS encoding Rrf2 family transcriptional regulator, whose translation MLTKKGKYGLKAIVFLASLKPGQSVQVAEIAEANNIPKKFLDAILGELRNARFLNSRKGKGGGYMLARPAEEIIIGDVVRVLDGPLAPIQCASRTAYRRCDDCDETRCEIRLMMLEVREAIANVLDNRTLADMRELTDDAMASFIYHI comes from the coding sequence GTGCTGACCAAGAAAGGCAAGTATGGCCTGAAGGCGATCGTATTTCTTGCCAGCCTGAAGCCTGGTCAATCTGTCCAGGTCGCCGAGATCGCCGAAGCCAACAACATTCCGAAGAAGTTTCTGGATGCGATCCTCGGCGAACTCCGCAACGCCCGTTTTCTCAACAGTCGAAAAGGCAAAGGCGGCGGCTATATGCTGGCCCGACCGGCCGAGGAGATCATCATAGGCGATGTCGTTCGCGTTTTAGACGGTCCACTCGCGCCGATCCAATGCGCCAGTCGCACCGCCTATCGGCGATGCGATGACTGCGATGAGACCCGCTGTGAAATACGCCTGATGATGCTGGAGGTCCGCGAAGCCATCGCGAACGTGTTGGACAATCGCACCCTCGCTGACATGCGCGAATTGACGGATGATGCGATGGCGTCCTTCATCTATCACATTTGA
- the cysE gene encoding serine O-acetyltransferase: MRSARQNIALADPIWLTIQAEAREGVAHEPELASLLYAGILHHSSLEGAVAARVANRIAHDFLPPDLINAAFSQALRADRNMRQAIRADLAAVLDRDPATTRYLEPLLHFKGFHALQAHRLSHWLWREGRKDLSLAIQSAAAEALQVDIHPAVKIGLGIFFDHATGIVIGETSEIEDDVSLLQGVTLGGTGSRNCKRHPKLRSGVLVGAGAILLGDIEIGHGARVGAGSVVLHSVPPYTTVAGVPAVKVGMVDRTIEPAKSMDQMFYDVGL; the protein is encoded by the coding sequence ATGCGTTCCGCTCGTCAGAACATCGCTCTGGCCGATCCGATTTGGCTCACGATCCAGGCCGAAGCACGCGAGGGCGTCGCGCATGAGCCAGAACTGGCGAGCTTGCTGTATGCGGGCATTCTCCATCACAGCAGCCTGGAGGGAGCCGTCGCGGCGCGTGTTGCCAACCGCATAGCCCATGATTTCTTGCCGCCCGATCTGATCAATGCCGCTTTCTCGCAGGCCCTCCGCGCTGATCGCAACATGCGGCAGGCCATCAGGGCGGATTTGGCAGCCGTTCTCGATAGGGATCCGGCCACGACGCGCTACCTTGAGCCGTTGCTGCATTTCAAGGGCTTCCATGCCCTGCAGGCCCATCGCCTCTCCCACTGGCTCTGGCGCGAGGGGCGCAAGGATCTCTCTCTCGCGATCCAGAGCGCGGCCGCCGAGGCGCTGCAGGTCGACATTCATCCAGCTGTGAAGATTGGCCTCGGAATCTTCTTCGATCACGCGACCGGTATTGTCATCGGAGAAACCAGCGAGATCGAGGATGATGTGTCGCTGCTGCAGGGCGTCACGCTGGGCGGCACGGGTAGCCGGAACTGCAAGAGGCATCCGAAGTTGCGCTCGGGCGTTCTCGTCGGCGCTGGCGCGATCCTGCTCGGTGACATCGAGATCGGCCATGGCGCGCGGGTGGGAGCGGGGTCGGTCGTGCTGCATTCCGTGCCGCCCTATACGACCGTTGCCGGCGTTCCCGCGGTCAAGGTCGGCATGGTCGATCGCACGATCGAACCGGCCAAAAGCATGGATCAGATGTTCTATGACGTGGGGCTGTGA
- a CDS encoding ABC transporter ATP-binding protein: MQQRIATGERNALPQPSMISIESVSKFFDTRRDRRHLALSEITLSVARGEFVSILGPSGCGKSTLLYIVGGFVQPSAGQVLVNDRPVEGPGPDRGPVFQEFALFPWKTVLGNVTYGLDQRGVPKAEAVARARELLAMVSLSGYENFYPKELSGGMKQRVAIARTLAYKPNILLMDEPFGALDAQTRTRLQNDLLKIWDEDRKTVLFVTHSVEEAVFLSDRVVMMSRSPGRIQDIIDIDLPRPRDRASLLLDRRYQDYVVSIERMMDAQTGDHA, encoded by the coding sequence ATGCAACAACGGATCGCGACCGGGGAGCGGAACGCGTTGCCTCAACCCTCGATGATCTCCATCGAGAGCGTGTCGAAATTCTTCGACACGCGGCGCGACAGGCGCCATCTTGCCTTGAGCGAGATAACCCTCTCCGTCGCACGTGGCGAATTCGTTTCGATACTAGGGCCTTCCGGCTGCGGGAAGTCGACGTTGTTGTACATCGTTGGCGGCTTCGTGCAGCCGTCTGCGGGGCAGGTGCTGGTCAACGACCGCCCTGTCGAAGGGCCGGGGCCGGACCGGGGACCCGTCTTCCAGGAATTCGCGCTCTTCCCGTGGAAGACTGTGCTCGGCAATGTGACCTACGGGCTTGACCAGCGCGGAGTGCCGAAAGCGGAGGCCGTGGCGCGCGCGCGGGAATTGCTCGCCATGGTCAGCCTCTCCGGGTATGAGAACTTCTACCCGAAGGAACTGTCGGGCGGCATGAAGCAGCGCGTCGCGATCGCCCGCACGCTCGCCTACAAGCCCAATATTCTTCTCATGGACGAGCCTTTCGGCGCACTCGATGCGCAAACGCGCACGCGGTTGCAGAACGATCTACTGAAGATCTGGGACGAGGATCGCAAGACCGTGCTGTTCGTCACCCACAGCGTCGAGGAGGCGGTGTTCCTGTCCGACCGCGTGGTGATGATGTCGCGCTCGCCGGGCCGCATCCAGGATATCATCGACATCGACCTGCCGCGCCCGCGCGATCGCGCTTCGCTCCTCCTCGACCGGCGCTACCAGGACTATGTCGTCAGCATCGAGCGGATGATGGACGCCCAGACCGGGGACCACGCGTGA
- the bioD gene encoding dethiobiotin synthase: MTVKIVVTGTDTGIGKTVFAAGLATLLGGIYWKPVQSGVEAEIDSEIVARLAGLPSERILPEAWRLRERLSPHRAAELENVDIDAEALALPTTRLPLIVEGAGGLMVPVDRRTLFIDIFARWGAPVVLCARTGLGTINHTLLSIEAQRHRSVPLLGVAFIGDEMIDTQRTIAEMGRTRVLGRLPHLDPLTPKSLAQTMRANFNAADFLNATP; the protein is encoded by the coding sequence ATGACGGTCAAGATCGTCGTGACGGGCACGGACACCGGCATTGGCAAGACTGTCTTCGCGGCAGGTCTCGCCACGCTGCTCGGGGGCATATACTGGAAGCCGGTGCAGTCGGGCGTCGAGGCCGAGATCGACAGCGAGATCGTAGCACGGCTGGCCGGCCTGCCCAGCGAGCGGATCCTACCCGAGGCGTGGCGTCTGAGAGAACGGCTGTCGCCGCACCGCGCCGCTGAACTCGAAAACGTGGACATCGACGCAGAAGCGCTTGCCCTGCCCACGACACGGCTGCCTCTTATTGTCGAAGGCGCCGGCGGGTTGATGGTGCCGGTTGATCGGCGCACTCTCTTTATCGACATCTTCGCACGTTGGGGGGCTCCGGTTGTGCTCTGCGCCCGCACCGGGCTTGGCACGATCAATCATACGCTTCTATCGATCGAAGCCCAGCGGCATCGCTCCGTTCCACTTCTAGGTGTGGCCTTCATCGGCGATGAGATGATTGATACGCAGCGCACCATTGCGGAGATGGGCAGAACGCGCGTGCTCGGCCGCCTACCACATCTCGATCCTTTGACGCCGAAATCGTTGGCCCAGACTATGCGGGCAAACTTCAATGCCGCCGACTTTCTGAACGCCACACCATGA